One genomic segment of Mycolicibacterium gilvum includes these proteins:
- the narH gene encoding nitrate reductase subunit beta has protein sequence MKVMAQVAMVMNLDKCIGCHTCSVTCKQAWTNRPGTEYVWFNNVETRPGQGYPRTYQDQERWRGGWVRDKRGRLKLRGGGRLNKLLNIFSNPKMPSIDDYYEPWTYDYENLINAPLGDQMPVAPPRSLITGEPMKVEWSANWDDNLGGSTEILSGDPILEKVSETVRLELEQTFMFYLPRICEHCLNPSCVASCPSGAMYKRSEDGIVLVDQDRCRGWRMCVSGCPYKKVYFNHKTGKAEKCTLCYPRIEVGLPTVCSETCVGRLRYLGVVLYDVDRVTEAASVEKDTDLYEAHRSILLDPNDPAVISGARAEGISDEWIEAAQRSPIYALIHTFGVALPLHPEFRTVPMVWYIPPLSPVVDAVSRDGHDGEDLGNLFGALEALRIPIEYLAGLFTAGDTAVVERVLRRLAAMRSYMRDVNLGRETQPHIPESVGMTEEQIYQMYRLLALAKYEERYVIPTAYAAVEPLSMEESGCSLSFEGGPGMYDSGPFGEASGQPVPVAVETFHALKQRQTSEHMAANESRPSRVNLLNWDGRGAPSGLFPRNGDR, from the coding sequence ATGAAGGTCATGGCGCAGGTCGCGATGGTGATGAACCTCGACAAGTGCATCGGCTGCCACACCTGCTCGGTGACATGCAAACAGGCGTGGACCAATCGCCCGGGCACCGAGTACGTGTGGTTCAACAACGTCGAAACCCGCCCCGGACAGGGGTATCCGCGCACCTACCAGGATCAGGAACGGTGGCGTGGCGGGTGGGTTCGCGACAAGCGGGGCCGCCTGAAGCTGCGCGGCGGTGGCCGGCTGAACAAGCTGCTGAACATCTTCTCCAACCCGAAGATGCCGTCGATCGACGACTACTACGAACCGTGGACCTACGACTACGAGAACCTCATCAACGCGCCGTTGGGTGACCAGATGCCCGTCGCGCCGCCGCGCAGCCTGATCACCGGCGAGCCGATGAAGGTCGAGTGGTCGGCCAACTGGGACGACAACCTGGGCGGGTCGACCGAAATCCTCTCCGGCGACCCGATCTTGGAGAAGGTCAGTGAGACCGTGCGCCTGGAGCTCGAACAGACCTTCATGTTCTACCTGCCCCGGATCTGCGAGCACTGTCTCAACCCGTCCTGCGTGGCGTCGTGCCCGTCCGGGGCGATGTACAAGCGCAGCGAGGACGGCATCGTGCTCGTCGATCAGGACCGCTGCCGCGGGTGGCGGATGTGTGTGTCGGGCTGCCCGTACAAGAAGGTGTACTTCAACCACAAGACCGGCAAGGCCGAGAAGTGCACGCTGTGCTATCCGCGGATCGAGGTCGGGCTGCCGACGGTGTGCTCGGAGACCTGCGTCGGCCGGCTGCGCTATCTCGGGGTGGTGCTCTACGACGTCGACCGCGTGACCGAGGCGGCGTCGGTGGAGAAGGACACCGACCTCTACGAGGCGCACAGGTCGATCCTGTTGGATCCCAACGATCCTGCGGTGATCAGCGGCGCCCGCGCCGAGGGCATCTCCGATGAGTGGATCGAGGCCGCGCAGCGATCGCCGATCTACGCGCTGATCCACACCTTCGGGGTGGCACTGCCGCTGCATCCGGAATTCCGCACCGTACCGATGGTCTGGTACATCCCGCCGCTGTCCCCGGTGGTCGATGCGGTGAGCCGCGACGGTCACGACGGTGAGGACCTCGGGAACCTGTTCGGCGCTCTGGAGGCGTTGCGCATCCCGATCGAGTACCTGGCCGGACTGTTCACCGCCGGGGACACCGCCGTGGTCGAGCGAGTGCTCAGGCGGCTGGCGGCCATGCGGTCCTACATGCGCGACGTCAACCTCGGGCGCGAGACCCAACCGCACATCCCCGAGTCGGTCGGCATGACCGAGGAACAGATCTACCAGATGTACCGGTTGCTCGCGCTGGCGAAATACGAAGAGCGCTATGTGATCCCGACGGCCTATGCCGCCGTCGAACCCCTGTCGATGGAGGAGTCCGGCTGCTCGCTGTCCTTCGAGGGCGGGCCCGGGATGTATGACTCCGGGCCGTTCGGGGAGGCCAGTGGCCAGCCGGTGCCGGTCGCGGTGGAGACGTTCCACGCCCTCAAGCAGCGCCAGACCAGCGAGCACATGGCGGCCAACGAGAGCCGGCCGTCGCGGGTCAACCTGCTCAACTGGGATGGCCGCGGCGCACCGTCGGGGCTGTTCCCGCGGAACGGCGACCGATGA